One segment of Arthrobacter sp. MMS18-M83 DNA contains the following:
- a CDS encoding prephenate dehydrogenase: protein MSAFHSHGRGHLDGPVVVFGTGLLGASIGLGLRGRGVSVFLSDTSPTNQAVAVDIGAGRPLSELDASPQLVVVAAPPDVTADVVQRALGEYPEAVVVDIASVKLAIQADLRGRGVDMSRYVGTHPMAGREKSGPVAARGELFTSMPWVLCPSEETSADALQTARSLAGDLGAIVSQFTAEEHDEAVALVSHLPQVMSSLLASRLQGTPLHALSLAGNGLRDTTRIAASDPTLWVQILGNNAAKMVDILHGVREDLNRLIGTLEDPTAPGARLDLAQLISEGNAGQARIPGKHGGPPQAYSWLTVLVDDRPGQIARLLTEIGEIGVNVEDLRLDHSSGQNVGMVELSVMPNKHDLLVEALTDRGWRVLQ, encoded by the coding sequence ATGTCGGCATTCCACTCGCACGGCCGGGGCCACCTTGACGGGCCGGTGGTCGTTTTCGGCACCGGCCTGCTCGGAGCCAGCATCGGTCTCGGCCTGCGTGGCCGGGGTGTCTCCGTGTTCCTTTCGGACACCTCGCCAACCAACCAGGCCGTCGCCGTGGATATCGGTGCGGGCAGGCCGTTGTCGGAGCTCGACGCCTCTCCACAGCTGGTTGTCGTTGCCGCGCCGCCGGATGTGACTGCCGACGTCGTTCAGCGTGCCCTGGGCGAATACCCGGAGGCCGTCGTAGTGGACATTGCCAGCGTCAAGCTGGCAATCCAGGCTGACCTCCGGGGCCGTGGGGTGGACATGTCCCGCTACGTCGGGACGCACCCGATGGCTGGGCGCGAGAAGTCCGGGCCGGTTGCCGCCCGTGGCGAGCTCTTCACCTCCATGCCGTGGGTCCTTTGTCCGTCCGAGGAGACCAGCGCCGATGCGCTTCAGACCGCGCGTTCCCTTGCCGGGGACCTGGGGGCAATAGTTTCCCAGTTCACGGCGGAGGAACACGATGAAGCTGTTGCTTTGGTGTCCCATTTGCCCCAGGTGATGTCATCGCTTCTCGCCAGCCGCTTGCAGGGAACGCCCCTTCATGCGCTGTCCTTGGCGGGCAACGGGCTGCGGGACACCACCAGGATTGCTGCCAGCGATCCCACCCTCTGGGTGCAGATCCTTGGCAACAACGCGGCCAAGATGGTGGATATTCTCCATGGTGTCCGTGAGGACCTCAACCGTTTGATCGGTACCTTGGAGGATCCCACGGCCCCCGGTGCCCGCCTGGACCTTGCGCAACTCATCAGCGAGGGCAACGCCGGGCAGGCCAGGATCCCGGGGAAGCATGGCGGACCCCCGCAGGCATATTCATGGCTTACAGTTCTGGTAGACGACAGGCCCGGGCAGATTGCCAGGCTGCTGACGGAGATCGGTGAGATCGGCGTCAATGTCGAAGACCTCCGTCTGGATCACTCGTCCGGGCAGAACGTTGGCATGGTGGAACTTTCCGTCATGCCCAACAAGCATGACCTCCTTGTTGAAGCCTTGACCGACCGTGGATGGCGGGTACTCCAGTAA
- the cmk gene encoding (d)CMP kinase: protein MTRDLFGPETVVRPGKPLVVAIDGPSGSGKSSVSKEVARRLKLAYLDTGAMYRALTWYCLKTGIDLTDSAAVEQASKDLPLELSTSANAEYVSVAGVDITEEIREPRISSSVSAVATTLGARNELIRRQRQLIEKHHRRMVVEGRDITTVVAPNAEVRMLLTASEEARLRRRGLQLGGTQSKEQLAAQVIHRDAKDSTVVNFTQAADGVVALDSSDLDFEETVETALNIVGKVIYGD from the coding sequence ATGACACGTGACCTTTTCGGCCCGGAGACCGTAGTACGCCCGGGCAAGCCACTCGTTGTCGCCATCGACGGCCCGTCCGGCTCCGGCAAGTCCAGCGTCAGCAAGGAAGTTGCCCGGCGCTTGAAGCTCGCCTACCTGGACACGGGTGCCATGTACCGTGCATTGACTTGGTACTGCCTCAAGACCGGCATCGACCTCACGGATAGTGCCGCCGTCGAGCAAGCCTCGAAGGATCTGCCGCTGGAACTTAGCACCAGCGCCAACGCCGAGTACGTCAGCGTTGCCGGAGTGGACATCACGGAGGAAATCCGCGAGCCCAGGATTTCGTCGTCCGTCAGCGCGGTGGCAACCACCTTGGGTGCCCGCAACGAATTGATTCGCCGCCAGCGCCAGCTGATCGAAAAGCACCACCGCCGCATGGTGGTGGAAGGGCGGGACATCACCACCGTCGTCGCGCCCAACGCGGAGGTCCGCATGCTGCTGACCGCAAGCGAGGAAGCCCGGCTGCGGCGCCGCGGCCTCCAGCTCGGCGGAACGCAGAGCAAAGAGCAACTCGCCGCCCAAGTGATCCACCGCGACGCCAAAGACTCCACTGTGGTGAACTTCACGCAGGCGGCCGACGGCGTCGTCGCCCTTGATTC